CGCAGAACATCAGCCGGATCCGGCCTTGGTCTCAGCATGGTGTTCGGCTTCATCAAGCAATCGGGCGGCGAAATGGGTATCACCAGCGAAAAAGGTGAGGGCACCACGGTGACTCTGGTCATTCCGCAAGCCCCCGTTGAGCTGGAACAACAGAGCGCCATATGGACCTTTGAGAAGGCCTATAGGATTTTGCTGGTGGAAGATGATTTACAAACCCTGCTGCGCGCCAAGACTATGCTTCATGAGCTTGGTCTGGATTGCATCGAGGCCAGCACGTACGGCGCTGCAAAAGTGCTCATCGAGAACGGCACCAAGTTTGATGTGCTGTTTACGGATGTTCAGCTGGAGGATGGCAAGGTTGGCTGGACATTGGCGGAAGCTGCCATAAAAGCCTGTGCCGACCAAAAGGTGGTGGTGACATCTGGCCGGTTCCCGAAAGAACACGAACCAAGCTCGGACCTCATCGAGGGCATCACCCGCCTTGCAAAACCTTACAGTAAGGAACAACTCGCCGAAGCAATCATCACCCAACTAAAGCGATGGGAAACCTAAGGCGGGTTGTTTGTCGTCAGCCAAGCCTTCGTTCTGGCATGGCAGCTATCCTCTAACCTGCATTATTTTCCCGAAAGACGATCGGCACGAAGTGGATCAGGTAGAGCGTGAAGGTGAGGGCAAAGAGGCCCCACGCAAATGGCATTGTATCCATATCCGGCAACAGCAATGGACCTAACGAGCGCACCAGACAGGCTGCAATAAGCGATAGAATGGCACCGCCGAGCAGGGGGGTAAGCTTTAGCGCGTTTCCGGAATGGCGCAGTCCTGCGATGATCAGCACCATCAATGTTGCAAAGGCAAAGCCGCCGATAAAGATCATATGCTGGCCAGAAACATATGCATCAGCGGACAAAAGGCCGAGCAGGCCGCCAGCTTGTAATGCGAAGCCAATCCCGATGAACCAGTAGAGCAGATAGAGCGCACGGGCGAAGTGCGTTCTGAGGGCGCCTGATAAATGCCAATCCTGTAAAATATTGAGCACGGCACAGGCAGAGGCCAACGCAAGCCAGCCCTGCAAAGCATTCGAGACTCCCATGACCTGAGCAAGGGTGAGTGCACAGATGCAGAAGATGGCTGCGCGTCTCATGGGTGGGCGTGGAATAAAGGTGGCCCCATCTTCTCGTGTAGAAAGCGCATCATTGACGATAACCATGGTAATTGGAGCAAGTGCCGTCAACACCATGATGACGAACGCGCCTACAGCAAGGGCAAGACCTTGGCTAAGCACGCCTGTTTCCACGTACTCCCATGCACAAATGACCTGAGCAGCACCCAGCATCAGCAAAGGCCAGATGAGATGCTGCGCTTTTGCACCCCAAAGCCGTGGGATCAGCATCGCCAATAAAACCGCAGGAAACAGCAATTGCACGCCAAACACGGCGTTTTGCGGCAGAACACCCATAAACCAAAAGGCAAGACGCCCAATCAACCAAAGCGCGGCAAGGCCGGCCAGCTCTGCTCCAGCAATACGTGGGGTGTTGGTCCATGAGGGAACCGCAGTGGTTAAGAAACCTGCCATGCCGGCAGTCAGAAACCCGAAGAGCATCTCGTATTGATGGAAAAATAAAGAGTCCGCTTCAAACGGCAAGCTCACAGAACCGGAGAGGACCAAGCCCCAGACGAGAATTGAAAGAACAGCGTAGAGAGCGGCAAGCGGAAAGAAGACGCGGAACCCCTCTGAGAACACAACACTGTCAAAGAGGGATGTGTGTTGGTCTGGATGACGAGAAAGGTCTGTCATATCAGCGTCTCCCAGTTGCTCATGTTAAACAGGCTTGCAATGCGATCGTCTGCCAGCAATTTGGCTTCCAGCTCCATCAGATTGCGGCGTGTCCGCTCTTGCCGTGGAATGGGTACTTCATACTCTTTTACAAAGTGTCCGGGATCAGGAGCCATAATTAACACCCGATCACTCAGCGCCAATGCTTCGGTTACATCATGAGTGACCATGAGCACGGAGCATTGCTCTTGCTCCACTTGATGTAGAACAAGGCGGTAAAGCTCGCGCCGCCGGCCAATATCCAGCGCGCTGAACGGCTCATCCAAAAACAACAGATCCGGCTCGACTGCCAGCGCTCTTGCAAGCGCGCCCCGCTGACGCATACCGCCAGAAAGCTCGGAGGGGTATTTGATCCAATCATCCTCTGTGAAACCCATGGCATAGGCCACAGTTCTCGCTCGCTTCATACGTTGGAACTTGGTGAGGTGCTGCCCTTTCAGGCCAAAGCTGATGTTGTTGAGCAAGCTTTTCCATGGCAACAATCGGTGTTCCTGAAACAACACAGCGGTCTTACCAGCTTGGTTGGAGACATTCCCACGACTTGGGGTGATCAACCCGGCTGCAATCTTTAAAAACGTCGATTTCCCGCACCCGGACGGACCAATCAGACTGGTGATCTGTCCCTTTGGCAAAGTCAAAGAACACGGTGCAAGTGTTTGTTGCAGCGGATGATAACGATGATCCTTCACCTCCACCGACAAGATCGGCGGCGTTGCCTCTGGAGCAGAACGAGAGATAACGGAGAGCAGGGGAGCGGTATCAGTCGGCATGTTTCCAACCCTCCACATAATCTTTGATTGGGTTAAGCAACATGCCCTCAATAATAAGCAGAAGGCCAACAACGACAACAATCCACGCCATGGTGGAGGCGGTGTCGATGTTCACTCTGGCTTCCGCCAGTCCAGCCCCGATGCCGCGTGTGCTGGCAAGCAACTCCGCCATCACCACAACCTTCCAGCTGAGGCCCAAAGCCGTTGCCCATGCGGGAAACAGGTAGGAGACAATCTGCGGGGCTTGCACATGCCAGAAACGATCAAACAGGGAGATATGAAAACTCCCTGCCATTTCATCCAGCTCCGCCTCGCGCATACGAACCCCTTGCAGGGCGCCAGCAAACACAAGCGGAACGGTGGAGATAAACACCGTGAAGATCGGCGTTCCATCATTGCCACCAAACCACAACAGCGCCAGTACGATCCATGCAATGGGCGGAACACCAAGTGCGACGGTGATGAAGGGCTTACAGAGCAGCGAGAGCGTGTTGGACCACCCGGCAATGAGACCGAGAGTAATGCCAAAAGCGCTTGCGAGAAAGAACCCCGCAAACGCGCGTTTGGCTGTGATCAGGATATTCTCCAACCCGGACGGTTGATTTAGCAAACGTCCCAACTGCGTGAGAGCTTCCAAGGGTTCGGGCAGGACCAGCGGACCGAAAGCCTCGTAGCCAATTTGCCAAAGTGCGAAAATGAGAAACACACCAGCAAGAGTGCCCCAACCACTCCAGAGCTTACTGATAAGTCTTGTAGCGACTTGATGGATCATCTGATGATCTCTCATTGTTATCGTAAGCAGCTCAACAGGAAAGGGACCGGAACAACAGCCCAACCTGCCGAGCCGACTTAATTACAGATAGAAGTCAGCGTCAGGCAGTCGCCCGCCGATGATGGCCGGATTTTTCTCCGCCAGAATGGAATAGAACTGCTCCAGCTCCGCTTTGACCTCTTTTGCGCGGTCCGCAACCAAATGCGTATACGGAATAGACTTGGCGATGATCGGCGCCGGCAGCGTGATGCTTTCTGCGGCCACAGCAGCAGCTTCCTTCGGATTGGCCTTCACCCACTCCGTTCCGGTAATGCAGGCTTGGTGGAACCCATCAATCAACTCGGGTTGAGCGTTGAGCAGGTCTTCATGCACCATCGTTCCAGCCATAGGGAAACGCCCTGCGCCGCCCGTAACGGAGGCCCATTCATTCGCCAGATCGATAGACCTATGAATTGATTTACCCATCTGCTTGCCCTTGACCATGCCCGCTGTTGCGGCAGGTTCTGGCAAAACGCAATGTTTGATACGGCCAGACAACAAAAGCTGCAGCGCTTCAAACGGTGTGCTCACATAATGGAGGGTGTAGTCTTTGCCTTCTGTCAGGCCGTTTTGTTCCATCACGCGACCAAACACCAGATCCGGCATATCATTGCGGAAGAACATGCCGATCTTCTCACCAGCGAGATCTGCGGGAGATTTGACTGCTTCATCATAGCTGAGCACGTAAAGCATGCCCGAACTCATGATATTGAGCATCTTCACCGGCAGCCCTTTATTGGCGAGGTTTGCAGCAACATAGGAGGGCGTACCTGCCAGTTTCCAGTCGCCGGAAATAAAGCCAGCGCGCAAGACATCAGGTGATTTGTAGACGGAGAAATCAACCTTATCAGTGAATTTAGAAAGCAAGCCTTTGTTGGCAATGTAGGATAAAACAACTGAAGGGCCGACAGGCGGACCATAAAGAGAGAGGCTGGGACTTGCAGCATTTGCCATAAACGGCACCGCGCTTCCAAGTGTAGAAGCAGCAGCAAACCCGGCAGAATTCGTTAAAAATGAACGACGTGTGATCATTGTTTGTTTCCATCGAAACAGAGAAAGTAATCTCATAATTCGCAAATGCGAATGAGTTGCATTTTCTATAAATCACGTTCTCCACGTCTTCTATTTGACTAATATCAATAATATGAGGATAAAACTCATATTAACAGAAAACTGCACGGCGACTTTCCAGCAAATACGCGAAAACTCTGCATGAATCGATGATTGTGCTCATTCGCCGCAGCAATAACCCTGCGTAGATCAAACTAGAATTATTGCAGTTTGATATGAGAGTTTTCACATAGCTGATATAAAAACGCCCGTGACCCCGAGGAAGGATTCTCATGAAAATCGCTTACACGATGCCAAAAGGACAACTTGTGCTGACCGAGCTTTCCGAAAAGCTTCGGGAGCAGGGCATACGAACCTGCGGTATTGTTCAAGCAGATACAGTGAATAAAGATCGGCACCGCTGTGACATGGAAGTGCGCGTCCTACCGGATGGCCCTGATATCTCCATCACCCAATCACTCGGCAAGGAAGCATCCGGCTGCAGGCTCAACACATCCGCCCTCGCAGAAGCTGCAGGCGAAGTCGCACAGCGGGTCAATGGCACCTACGATGTCTTTATTCTCAATAAGTTCGGTGAGCAGGAAGCCAGCGGAGGCGGTTTCCGTGATCTGATCGCTCAAGCGCTCGAAAATGGTGCAGCCGTGTTGGTGGGAACCAATGACATCAATGAGGATGCGTTCAAAGAATTTTCCGGCGGTATGGCTGTCCATATTCCACCAACTGTCTCTGATCTCAAAGCCTGGATCGAAAGCTAATCTGCAATGCCCTTGGTGGTTGCGATTTGCCAGATGCCCATATCTGGCGCAATCACCAAATAGCACGAGGGTCACTCTTCAATTTTTTGAATTGCAAAGAGTTTGGAGGAGATGAGCTCACACCGCTGTTGGTCCTGGCCAAGGCGGAAAGACGTTTCAACAAAATCGATATGCCGGTGCGCAGCGTCTTCAGCCTTTGCGCTGTTCCGGTTCATGATCGCACGCCCAATTTCCTCATGCCGATCCAACAGCTGTTCTCCAGTCCCATCGATGGCACGCAGAAACTCGCGGTTATAAAACACGCCTTTTTCGTCAGTTCATAGATGGAGGACATCATATGAACCAGCATCGCATTATGGCTGGCGTCTACGATAGAGGAGTGAAAGGCGATGTCGCTCTTCTTGGAGGCACTATCATCCCCGGCAGCCTGCGCCTCTGGCAGGTTAACCAGCAATTCCTCTATCCAGTCCAGATCCAGCTTTGTGGCGCGTTCGGCAGCCAAGCCCGCGGCGAACCCTTCCTGCACACGTCTGTACTCGAGAAAGTCATAGAACGCAGTCTGGTTACGGCTGATGAGGTTGATCAGCGCCGAGCTCATAGCCGCGCTGATCAAGGGTGCGATGAACGACCCCTGCCAGGATGAGGCCTTCTATCTGATCGGTTACAGAATCTACGACCGTATCATGGTCGATCGGTTCAAAAAGATAATTTACAGACCCCGTTACTCACACTTCCCAGCGAACCTTATTTCAATATTGGTAGGCATAATTTCCAAATCCGAAGGGAGGAAGAACCAACCCATGCTTTTGAAATTTCAACGCAAATTTACGTAGTAATGCGTTGTTTTGTTGTTCCTTTTCCAGTATCTGGCTATGAATTTCGCCATAACATAAGTAACTAGACGCCAAGTAATACCTCATTAGCCAAGCAGAAAAGCGGTGAATCTCATCAAATATATCAGCCAATAATATCCAGAGGTCAATATTATTTACCAGATATCGATTGCCTGAGAGGGCTGCACGATAACGTTATTTGCAACAGTTGAATATCCTTCTGGAGGAAACGATGAACAACTCAATTTTGAGCCTTGCTCTGGCCGCAACAGTACTTGCAGCACCCGCTGCAAATGCTGCGGACAAGCTGTTACTCAAAACACCAACGGCCTTCTCAACATTTCTACCGGGCCTCGGCAGTCCAATTCCGCGTATTGCCGAGCAGCTCAAACTGATGTCCAACGGCACCATCAAAATGAAGGTGTATGAGCCGGGCAAGTTGATTGCGCCCTTTGAGATCCTCGAAGCTGTTTCCTCTGGCAAAATAAATTCCGGTTACACAACAGCAGGCTACTGGGCCGGTAAAATTCCTGCTGCACCGCTGTTTTCTGCTGTTCCATTTGGGCCGGAAGCTGGCGAATACGTCGCCTGGCTCTACTACGGCAACGGCCTTACCCTCTATCAGGAAATGTATGATCAGGCCGGCTACAACGTAAAAGTTCTGCCATGTGCTATCACCGCTCCGAAAACATCCGGCTGGTTCGCTAAGGAAATCAACTCCCCCGAAGATCTGAAGGGCCTCAAGATGCGCTTCTTTGGCCTTGGCGGTAAAGTTCTGGAGAAGCTGGGCGTTTCAACCTCCTTGCTGCCAGGTGGTGAGATCTTCCCGGCGCTGGAAAAAGGCGCGATTGATGCGGCAGAATTTTCCATGCCCGCGATTGATAGCCGCCTTGGCTTCCAAAAACTGGTGAAATACAATTATTTCCCGGGTTGGCACCAGCAGGCAACAGTGTTCGAACTGCTGATCAACAAAAAAGTTTGGAACAAAGCCAGCGACCAGCATCAATCAATTATTGAGAATGCTTGTAAGGCCTCTATGATTGACAGCTTAGCCGAAGGTGAAGCAATCCAGCACATATCAATGAACGATAACGTCAACAACCACGGTGTTCACATCATGCAGTGGTCCCCAGAAATGCTCGACATTTTTCGCACGACTTGGGACGAAGTTGCAAAAGAAGAATCTGCCAACGACGAGTTCTTCGCGAAGGTTTTAACTGACATGAACCAGTTCCGCGACGACTACAAAATCTGGAAAGAAAACGCATTCTTGCCACGCAAATAGTATGATTTTTGGGAGTGGCTTCCTTTGAGGTCATTCTCATTTTTCCGAGGTGATACGACACTTACCTGATGACCATGTTGCCGCGTTGGCTTGCGAGAATGGATACTATGACTGAAGACCCTCAAGATGCCTCAGATCCAATCGAGCTTTTTGAAGAGATTCTTGAGCACAAAGACTCAGACAAACAATCCATAGCAGTCGTCCTTGAGAGCGCTGTGAAGGGTGTTGGTCATGTGGTGATGTGGGCCAATCTGCTCCTGATTGTGGCAATTGTTTTCCAGGTAACAATGCGTTATCTCTTCAACAAGAACTTCCCCCAAATTGATGAGATCCAATGGCACTTCTACGGTCTTGTGACCATGGTTGGGATCTCGTACGCGCTGGTGACAGATAGTCATGTGCGAGTAGACTTGCTGCATATGCAGTTAAACAAACGAACTCAGCGGTTTATTGAGATTGTGGGCATTCTGGCCCTGCTCACCCCGTTCCTGTATCTGATGATCGATCAGGGGTTCGATTATTTTCAGGAGAGCTTCCGCGTCAATGAGCGGTCCGCCAGCCCAACCGGTCTACCGGCGCGGTGGGCACTCAAAGCCGTCATCCCGATCAGCTTTATTTTACTTGCGATTGCTGCAATAGCTCGCCTCATTCATGACGTACACGCGATTTGGGTTAACACCGAATCAGAACGCCAAGGCAAAGGCATTCGCCTCATTTTTGTTGCGTTTCTTTGTTTTGCCGTTGTCGCTTTCAGCCTCTCCTTCCTCGTCGAAACGACAGAAGAAAAGCTCGTCATCGCCATGTTCCTGACATTCATCGCCCTGCTGTTCTCCGGTTATCCAGTTGCATGGGTGCTGGCGGGCGTTGGTGTTGCGTTCTGTGGCCTTGCCTACTTGTTTGACAATGACCTGATGGTCTGGACCGGCCTTGAAAGCACATTCACCGGCCTTGATTACCTGACACTTGGCGCAACCGTGAACCGTGTTTACGCGACAATGTCCAACGCTGTTCTTGTCGCCCTGCCGATGTTCATCTTCATGGGCCTGATGCTGGACGAGAGCGGTGTTGCTGAGCGCTTGATGAATGCCATGCAGAAACTGTTTGGCACGGTACGCGGCGGTCTCGCCATCACCGTTACGCTCATCGGCATCATCCTTGCAGCGTCCACCGGCATCATTGGCGCCTCCGTTGTCTTGCTTGGTATTTTGTCCCTGCCAGCCATGATGCAGCAGAAATACTCCAAATCTCTGGCAGCTGGTGTGGTGTCCGCCTCGGGTACGCTTGGCATTCTCATTCCGCCATCCATCATGCTCGTTATCATGGCAGACCAGATGGCTCTGTCCGTGGGTGACCTGTTCATGGCAGCCGTGTTCCCCGGCCTCATCATCGGAATGCTGTACCTGCTCTACATCTTCATCATCGCATTGGTGAAACGCGACGTGGCACCAGTACCGGAAGGCGCAAAAGCTCCCGATTGGAATGCGATCAAAGACGTTGCTCTGGCTGCATTGCCAACGCTGCTGCTGATCCTTGCGGTTCTAGGGTCCATCTTTGCGGGTCTGGCCACCCCAACAGAAGCCTCTGGCGTCGGCGCACTCGGTGCAACCTTGCTGGCACTTGGCTATCGCAAACTTACATTCCGCAAGCTGGTGAGCGTTTTAAAATCCACCTTCAACACCACCGCCTACATCTTTGCCATATTCCTCGGCGCGACGATCTTCTCCTACGTTCTGCGGGAAATGGGAGGCGATGCGTTGATTGAAGATATGGTTGCCTCAACAGGCTTTGGGGCCAACGGAACAGTGATCTTCATCCTGTTCATCGTGTTCCTGCTGGGCTTCGTGTTGGATTGGATCGAGATTACCTTGATCGTTCTGCCACTAATGCGCCCGATCATCAATGGACTTGGTCTGGATATTAATGGCTTCGGCGCGATTGATGAGCCTGCCTTGATCTGGTTCGTGATCCTTGTTGCGGTGACGTTGCAAACCTCGTTCCTGACGCCGCCTGTTGGTTTTGCCTTGTTCTATCTCAAGGGCGTTTGCCCGCCAGAAATCAAGCTGACAGATATCTACCGCGGCATCATTCCGTTCGTACTGCTGCAGTTGGTCGGCTTGCTGTTGGTGTACTACCTGCCAGCGCTGGCCACATGGCTCCCATCGGTCGCGTATTAGGAGGCCGCAACGACAAACACAGCGCTGATCCAGACTTTTTCAAGCTATCGTCGGACGTCGTAACGTTCTCAGCGTTCCCAAGAAAACAGAGCGGTTCCGCAAAGGGTTCCGCTCTGGTGCGTCCCGGCACCCTGCTGGAACAATGGAAGGTTCTGGAGGCCTGCGTTGCAGCGGATAAAATCGTCATCATGCAAGCCGCTAATACCTGATTGACGGAGGGCTCAACGCCAAAGGGGACGTATGAGCGGGATGTGGTTTTGATCAAGCACCTTGGGACTGATCGACTCCCCATGTTCTTCGCTATCAAAGGCGCTGTTGATGCATATCTGAGCAAAATCAGTTTCTTGCCAAAGAACGTGACGGATCGGTTTATGCAGGGGTTGGCTCGTATATGGCCAGTGTTTTGCCAAAAATGAATGACCCTGTTTCGCCAACGCTACAAGCATCATCTGATCCTGAAAATGAGCGATGCTGGTATTGATGAAGCCGAGTAATTTTTGAAGCGCTTCTTTGACGAAGGCACAGGCGACTATTTTGCGAGAGATGGCGAAGAGGCGAAAATCGCAGCCTTGCATCGTTTTGCAGCGGCTGGCGCAGCAATCCGTTATAAAGCCATTCATGAGGATGAAGTTGAAGACATCCTTGCGCTGGATATCGCGTTACGCAGAGATGATTGCAGTTGGTTTGAAAAACTTCCCGATCACATAGAAGAGAAGCTGGTTCACCGTCTCTATTATGGGCATTTCATGTGTCATATTTTGCATCAGGATTACATCGTCAAAAAGGGTGTCGACGTCGACGCGCTCAAGCAGGAGATGTTGGAAATCCTAGATCAACGCGGCGCAGAATACCCAGTGGAGCACAACGGTGGCCACATCTACAAAGCCAAACCGGATCTGGTCGACTTCTATAAATTGGTAGACCCGACCAACAGTTTTAATCCGGGCCTTGGCAAAACATCCCACTGCAAGCACTATCATTGAAGGCAGAGGAGGGGGTTCTTGCCCTCAGCCTCTCTTTGTGCTCTCGCGTGCTGAGACAGAGTACTTCAGATCGATAATCCGATCAGTCGGCATGCTCTCCTCGTTCTGCACCATGGCCCCCGCAATTCTGCCTATTTCCCGCAGGGGGGTGGAGATCGACGTAATGCTAGGAACTGTTTCCGAGGTAATGCCTAGATCGTTGAAACCGCAGATGCCTAAATCTTCGGGAACACGAATTCCACGTCGCTGACATTCGAACAAAACACCAATTGCCAAATCATCATTGTTGCAGAAGACCGCATCACATTCCGGGAAAGTGCTGGTCAGCTTACCAAACAACAGGGCCCCCAACTGGACGCTGGATGGTTTGTTGGTGACGGCGATGCTTTCAACACGCAGCTCGCCATGTGCCTTGATCGCTTTTTTGAAACCAACCAGACGCTTTTGGGACCGCGGATCCATCTGCGCGCCCATGAACCCGATGTTCTGGTAACCCGCGTCAATGAGATGCTGTGTTGCCTCTTCACCAGCTTGATCATGCGAAAAGCCAACGATCCTATCAATCGGATCGGAGTTGATATCCATAATCTGCACAATGGGAACACCAACATCTGCAAGCATCTTTTTGGTTTCAGCAGTCTGCTCGATGCCGGATAGAATGACGCCTGAGGGCGTAGGGTTCAAAAACGAACGCAGAATCCGCTCCTCTTCCAGCGGATCATAATTGGTATGACCTATTTGCATGTTGAACCGGGATCCCTGCAAAGATTCGCTGATTCCACCCAACACATCGGTAAATACGTTGTTGGAAATGGATGGAACCATCACAACAATGGAGCTTGTCTTGCTCGATGCGAGTGTTGAAGCGGACTGATTTGGGACGTAGCCGAGTTTTTTCACAGCTGTTTCAACCTTGATGCGCAGCGCATCCGATACCTTCTCAGGTGAGCGAAGAGCGCGGGAAACCGTGATTGCGCTAACTCCAGCTTCCTGTCCAACATCAACGAGCGTCGGTTTGGGCATCAAAAAAATCTCCTGTTTCTCAGCACCTGTTTAGATATTTCACTTACCGCTTGCAAAATGATTGCGCAATCATTTATGGTGAAATTCTCTCAGGAGGAAAACTAGGGCCGTGGAAGATAATAAAAAATCAGTATTTGTCGTCATGGGTGTTTGCGGGGTTGGTAAAACTTCTGTGGCACGAGCCTTGGCTGCATGCCTCCCGGCATTTTATGTCGAGGCCGATGATTTTCATCCTGAAGACAATATTGAAGCGATGGGCCGAGGCCATCCGTTAACGGATGAAATGCGTCGGCCATGGCTGAACGATCTCTCACAAGCGATTGTTGATCTAAACCAGCAAGAGGCCACACCGGCTGTTGTTGTTGCCTGTTCTGCACTCAAACGGGCTTACCGCGATATTATTCGCAGTTATGTGCCTCATGTCTGCTTTATTTTCCTATCAGGAGAAAAAGAGCTTATTCGTGAAAGAATGCTAAACAGGCAAGATCATTTTATGCCGCTTGAGTTACTCGACAGCCAAATGGAAACACTGCAGCCACCAACACAAGATGAGCTGCATATGAATATCGACGTGACTGGTACCAAAACAGAAATAATCAATCGAGTTTTGCGCCAAATCATGCCGGAAGCTGTGGCCTAACGCCACAAATACACTGAATACTCTTCAGGGAGGTACTGTGAGTATGAAAATTTTAAAGTTTGTTGCTGCCACACTCATCGCAGCTAGCACAGCTACATCTGTTCTTGCAGCAGATTACGAACTCCGTTTCCAGTCTTCGGACCCGGCTGGTAACCCAAACTTCGAGCTTCAGCAGGCTTGGGCAAAACGTGTTGCAACACTCACCAATGATCGTGTGAATGTTGAAATGATGCCTGTTGGCACCATCGTGCAGCATACTGAAACTCAGGACGCTGTTGCCGCAGGTATTATTGACGGCCATATCACCGATACATCTTACTTCACTGGTAAAGATGCTGCATTCGGCCTGATTGCTAACCCGGTTGGCGCTTACGGTTCTCCGTCTGAAATGCTCAACTTCATGGAGTACGGCGGCGGCAAGCAGATGATG
This region of Pseudovibrio sp. Tun.PSC04-5.I4 genomic DNA includes:
- a CDS encoding LacI family DNA-binding transcriptional regulator, which codes for MPKPTLVDVGQEAGVSAITVSRALRSPEKVSDALRIKVETAVKKLGYVPNQSASTLASSKTSSIVVMVPSISNNVFTDVLGGISESLQGSRFNMQIGHTNYDPLEEERILRSFLNPTPSGVILSGIEQTAETKKMLADVGVPIVQIMDINSDPIDRIVGFSHDQAGEEATQHLIDAGYQNIGFMGAQMDPRSQKRLVGFKKAIKAHGELRVESIAVTNKPSSVQLGALLFGKLTSTFPECDAVFCNNDDLAIGVLFECQRRGIRVPEDLGICGFNDLGITSETVPSITSISTPLREIGRIAGAMVQNEESMPTDRIIDLKYSVSARESTKRG
- a CDS encoding gluconokinase, yielding MEDNKKSVFVVMGVCGVGKTSVARALAACLPAFYVEADDFHPEDNIEAMGRGHPLTDEMRRPWLNDLSQAIVDLNQQEATPAVVVACSALKRAYRDIIRSYVPHVCFIFLSGEKELIRERMLNRQDHFMPLELLDSQMETLQPPTQDELHMNIDVTGTKTEIINRVLRQIMPEAVA